The region GACATCCACATACAAGTCTaaaaatccctgttaggggtatcatctcatgcaagaccaagggagtaatctatctcatcacctgttcatgtggaaaagcctacaaagggaggcttactggatatcctatctaaaaCCAATGActcctagtggtctgaatattgactttgatctcaggcccttctttTGAACAATTCTTTattttatgaacaagtcttataaatgtatatattatatccacagcttattagcgtacacctaaAATGTTCtccctgttgatgatgctcattatacattaaggttgaaccaaaagattacatgtaacaaatatgaaatgaaatacgaaacaattaaatatgtgaaattgaattaaacaataatgttgatgctaatatgatgtacaatattcaattatgtttctatttgacaacaatagcctaatatatttaatatgccataaactattgttttttaacagtttcactaattcgtttgaattaacttaatcattatgacacacctgtcacgttctgaccatagttcttatgtgttttgcttgttttagtgttggttaggacgtgagctgggtgggcattctatgttgtgtgtcttgtttgtccgtttctatgtttggcctaatatggttctcaatcagaggcagatgttttgtgttgtctctgattgggaatcatatataggtggcttgttttgtgttggggattgtgggtggttgtttcctgtctctgtgttttcgctgcaccagatagggctgtatcggtaagcaacgtttgttattttgtaagtgttcacagttttgtcttgtttattaaaatcatgttgaacacgagcgacgctgcgtcttggtccgatccctgctacacctcctcttcagacgaagaggaggaaggctgccgttacaacacTTCTcgctattgtcattggttgcactagttgcactgtttgtctacataacctggttcaagtattcatgacattaccctgaagaaggcacagtgatgccaaaatgttggtaaatacccaataattactgggagtttatatatatagtCACTATTACTCATCTTTATttgtcaatcattttggaccACACTGTATATACGTTGCATTGAACTTTAAATTTTTACCCAAATGTATGGCTGATTAAAACGAGTAGGACAGATGTGCAATGAAGTTCACTGATACAGCGGCTCCAGTTCGCTATGCATAAATTCAATTTGATAACTGTCCTATTCCGAGTCGTCCACCAATTCAACCAGTTATTGATGATCTTTTAGCTGACCCTGAGCAGTGGAGTGTGGAGACGTTTAATACATAATACACCCCACTGAACGTCTCAACCATCTGGAGTAAACACTAAACACCCCTTCAAAGTTAGGAGGATTTATTTCTAAATAAAATCTAATCAGTGTTATCACTTGGACGTTTTTCATCATTCCCTCCGTGTGAGATAATACAGTGTGGTACTAATTTATTTTTTCTTATCAGTGAGTATGTTTTCACATATCCCCATCTGATTCAGATGCTGGAAAGTTTTGACTCACATTTTGCACTAtatctgtcgccaaacccactggctccaggtcatctataagtctttgctaggtaaagctccgccttatctcagctcactggtcaccatagcagcacccacccgtagcgttcactccagcaggtatatttcactggtcacccccaaagcaaactcctcgtttggccgcctttccttccagttctctgctgccaatgactggaacgaattgcaaaaatcagtgaggctggagactcatatctccctcactagctttaagcatcaactgtcagagcagcttacagatcattgcaccagtacataacccatctgtaaatagcccacccacccaactacctcatacccatAATTTTTTCCCTATaatttcttctcctttgcaccccattatctctacttgcacattcatcttctgcacatctatcactccagtgtttaattgctaaattgtaattattttgccacaatggcctatttattgccttacctccctaatcttacttcatttgcacacactgtatatagactttcctattgtgttattgactctacgattgtttattccatgtgaaactctgtttgtgtcgtactgctttgctttatcttggccaggtcgcagttgtaaatgagaacttgttctcaactggcctacctggttaaataaaggtgaaataaaaaaaatcaccctgatctgcttcacctgtctttgtgattgtctccacccccctccaggtgtcgctcaacTTCTCCATTATcccatgtgtatttatacctgtgttatctgtttgtctgttgccagttagtcaagtcaaccagagtttttgttctcagctcctgcttttccaagtatctctttttctcacccccctggttttgacccttgcctgtcctgactctgaaccTACCCGTGAGCCTGCCTtctgacctgtacctttgccccacctctggattattgaacTGCctaacctgaccctgagcctgtctgccgtccggtaccgttgccccacctctggtttactgacccctgcctgccttgacctgtctattgcctgcccctgttgattaaaccattgttaattcgacctgtctgcatctgggtcttaccttcatacctgataataTATGTAAATGGCTGTTGACTGCAAAATGGCAAAATGAGTTGTTGGTGTATAATGGTGAATGGAAGATAGGCAGCGTCAAGTGAGGCATTACTCAAAATTACAAACAAAAGCAAAAGAAACCTGAgaaattcaatacatttagttgttaTTCAATTCATTGCACATTTGCTCATGTGCAGACTCGTCACACTCAATGTAAAGCTTTAGAAAATACTGAGTGCTTTCACCTTGGttgtaaataaaatatatggCATATTGACAGGTAAACCCTTTTAATTCATATTTTATGATAATTATGTAAAGTAAACATTGAGAATGAGGGCAGCATTAGTGGTCCACAACATAAATATATTCATAATTTCTGTAGGTAGTGATGCATTTCTCTTTCCCTTTTCCCATCCCATGAAAATACTCTTAATAttattaattgtttatagttCTTTGACAGAATTGTCCCCACAGTTAGTGACCTAcctgttgtgtaacaaaaccCCATCAACCACTGGCCTTGTCTCTTCTGATCATTGTATTTTCACCTGAAAGTGGCAAAATCCCCACTTTGCAGTTTTTCTTTGTTGTGTGCATGCTTCATATTGCACATAAACATGGAACGTCACTGCCCTTTTTAAAAAGACTTCAACAGGTTTACAATACATAACATCTCTctcaaattaaaaaaataattttaattGACTGTACACAATACCAaaaacactgctctttcccaggTAGTGTATAGCTCTCTTAACATGCCCTTTCCAGATCCAATCATTCTTCTTGTCCGCTTCCTTACCATTTTGTCTTCCTGTCCAGACTTCCCACAGTAAGTAGAGTTATCATCACTGAGGTCTCTCTGCGTGATACTTCCTGTGTCTATACCTCCCATTCCTTTCCTTGGCCATGTTGATGCATGCGTTGTGCTTGTTGGTCTGCAGGTGGTTCCAGTACTTGACCAGTTCGTTGGGCTGGAACTGGTGGGAGGTGATGAGGTGGCTGTACTTACAGCTGGAGTAGGACACCCTCCAGTGGTTGAAGAGGAACTCGTTGGGCGGCGGTGTGGGGTCAATGCGGAGCTTGGCCAGGCATATGCCCACGTAAACGTCCTCCAGGTGCAGCCTCCGTATGCTCAGAGACGCCTGATAGATCCTCTCCGCCATGTCCCCAGATAACACATACCCGGTTCCCGAGCAGAAGATGGGGTACCTCTCGCTAGGGTACAGCTCTGGAGGCATGTACCACTTGCTGTCCTTGTTGCGGTTGGGTGCGTAGCCCCTCATCAGATAGCCAGTGAAGTAGCTCTGTCTGGGTGGGAGCTCGGGCTTCAGCAGCTTCTGGATGAGATACTCTGTGTTAACAaacatgtcactgtctgtcttcaTGACATAGTGCGCCTGCGGGCAATGGGTGGCCACCCAGTTCATGCCCATCAGGGTTTTGATGGTGAGGTTGTAGTATGTGTCCTGATAGTCCTGCTGGATGATGTCATGGTGAACCCAGCTCTCCTCCTCGATGGCGGTCTGGGTGTACCTGTCTGAGCTCCGCCCTAGACCCAGCAGGAAGAGTCGGACGAAACCTAGACCCATGGCCACACTCTCGTTGCTCCACGTCTGCCGGATAGCGTTCCTGGCGTCTACCTGGCCTGGCTCTGCAGCGATCAGCAGCACCAAGAACGGGGTACTGTCCCTGCACTTGAAGGGCTCGTTGAGGATGTAGcggtagggctgggaattgagCCTCCCTCCCACGCCCATCTCCTGCTGTAAACTGTTGTTGGCGCTCATCGAGTTCTCTAGTCCCATTACACCCACCATGGCTCCCCCTCCACCGCCACCCTCAGCCTGCTGGGAGCTGAGGTTAAGCTGGGGCTTTGGAGGCACGTAGCCTGTCTCCCTCCAAAGATTCCGCAGACTCAAGCTCTGATTTGCCTCGGTCTTGGCCGTGCGGAAGCCCCTAACGGTGTAGGTCAGGGGGTTGTCACGGGGCCCGGTCCGGCCCGGCAGCCAGTCCTGGTGgctgaagaagaggaagagggtgaaGAGGAGGGCCAGGGACAGGAGACCCGCCATGTGGGTCCGGAAGAACGAGCGCTTCATGGCCCAGGTCATCTTCATGGGGCAGCAGTGCCGCCGTCTCCACTGCATGGTGAATCAGCAGGCAGGGGGAGCAGGGGGCTGCAGCTGCTCTGGATGGCGCGGCGGCGGTCACATTTGATCACGTCAAACATGTGTTTGCCAACAGCCAGAGGGTTATTTGAGCTGGCAGATGGGTGGGAGTGAGCCCCCTGGCGGACCTAGTAGGGGATGTACAAGCCCCCCTGGCAGAGCTAGAAAGGGGTTGCTTGCGTCCCCTGGCAGAGCTAGGAGGGTGCTGACTCTGTGGCCATGGAGGCAGGTCCCAGGTTCTTCACTGGCTCTGTAGACACACCAAGGATCATGCTCCAGGTACGGGCTCCTTCAAATCAGAGACTGGAGTCGCCTTCTTAGTGGATCACCTCTCTTATCTGGGAAGACAGAACAGAGTAACAGGCTTGGCAAATGTTCAGAAATGTGCCTACTACTGTAGAATTGTATGGCGTTGAGCCATACGTATGTCAACAGTTTAAATTGTATAGATTTTACTATATCCCCATGAGGAACAAGCTTATTTAAAATTATTCAGCTTTGaatttgtgttttgttgtttctttgCATTTTATTCCTAGTGGCGGATGATCAAAGTAATTCAGAATGACTCATCTATTCAAAAATGAAACCCCTGCTGCACTGCATGAGTAATGTATAGTCAAAGAAATAGAATCCAATAGAATGGATTCTATGTGTACAGTATAATGTTACGCATTCACCATGGTAAGTACCTCTTGTAGTTTATATTTGCACTTTCCATGAGAGCAGCAAAACCTGACACTCATCTCCACTGGCCTTAAATGTCTGCATAGTAAACGCTCCGCCTGTGGTGGATTGTTAATAATGGGGAATTGAGATGGAGTGAAGAGTGTGAGTTCTTACGTCTGGATGAGGACTGCAATGGGTGATAGGGTGTAGATGCTAGTGGGGAAGGGAGAcgggcgtgtgtgtgcgtgtgcgtgcgtgcgtgcattcatactcacgtgcatgtgtgtgagagttgtaactacactgctcaaaaaaataaagggaacacttaaacaacacaatgtaactccaagtcaatcacacttctgtgaaatcaaactgtccacttaggaagcaacactgattgacaataaatgtcacatgctgttgtgcaaatggaatagacaaaaggtggaaattataggcaattagcaagacacccccaataaaggagtggttctgcaggtggtgaccacagaccacttctcagttcctatgcttcctggctgatgttttggtcacttttgaatgctggcggtgctttcactctagcggtagcatgagacggagtctacaacccacacacgtggctcaggtagtgcagctcatccaggatggcacatcaatgcgaactgtggcaagaaggtttgctgtgtctgtcagcgtagtgtccagagcatggaggcgctaccacatttgtggcctgctggagagcGGTTCAAACCCCTGCTGGATTTATTTATGGTACTATAGATATGTATTAGGGAGCTGTGAACGTGATATTGCATACATCCATGAGCATGTCAGTGTGGATAGGGTGTGGATGTAAACCAGCAGGGGCCTTCTGAGAATTTTATATCAGTTGTGTTTTGCTTTATAGCCTACTTCCTGGTATGCCCATAGTACAAATTgcatggtaaaacagtaattaCTTACTAATTACGTAATGACCAGCTGTTCTCTTTCTTTGTGAGTCATTTAAACAACCAGTGCCATGTTCCATTCGGCATCAATTAGTTCTCTATTATGATGAATTGTTTGAAGAACCAACTACATTGTTATTACATAATTTCTCAATAACTAGGTAACCAACAGTTGAGCAGGACTGTGAAACAAAGCATAGGTGTATGTATGAAAACTCCAGAGAGCTAGACTAGCATAAAAACCAGGTCAACATCAACTTCAGTaacctacctctcctctccagttCAAGTGCACATAGTATTTGTGGTCTCACTTCAATAGATTAGGCTGCCTACATGGGCGGAGAATCACGTCACAgttaattttcaccataaaaatgcacctttataataaaagcattacatgcataatcacatttgtggtcacttttgagaatggtgttttcctgctaatggaacagtCCAGCGTTGCTGAAgccccccagatcatcaccgatcctccaccaaatttcacagtgggtgcgagacctggagaggcctacaagccacagtgtctaacacccactgtgaaatgtgtgtacagttgtggccaaatgttttgagaatgacacaaatatacttttcacaaagtctgctgcctcagtttgtatggttgcaatttgcatatactccagaatgttatgaagagtgatcagatgaattgcaattaattgcaaagtccctctttgccatgcaaatgaactgaatccccccaaaacatttccactgcatttcagccctgccacaaaaggaccagctgacatgtcagtgattctcttgttaacacaggtgtgagtgttgatgaggacaaggctggagatcactctgtcatgctgattgagttcgaataacagactggaagcttcgaAAGGAGGGCGGTGCTTGGaaacattgttcttcctctgtcaaccatggttacctgcaaggaaacacgtgccatcatcattgctttgcacaaaaagggcttcacaggcaaggatattgctgccagtaagattgcacctaaatcaacaatttatcggatcatcatgaacttcaaggagagcggttcaattgttgtgaagaaggcttcagggcgcccaagaaagtccagcaagcgccaagaccatctcctaaagttgattcagctgcgggatcggggcaccaccagtatagagcttgctcaggaatggcagcaggcaggtgtgagtgcatctgcacgcacagtgaggtgaagacttttggaggatggcctggtgtcaagaagggcagcaaagaagccaaggaaaaggtacagggattggactgctgaggactggggtaaagtaattttctctgaagAATCCCCTTtcagattgtttggggcatccggaaaaaagcctgtctggagaagacaaggtgagcgctaccatcagtcctgtgtcttgccaacagtaaagcatcctgcgATTCatccattcatgtgtggggttgcttctcagccaagggagtgggctcactcacaatttgcctaagaacacagccatgaataaagaatggtaccaacacatccttcgagagcaacttctcccaaccatccaggaacagtttggtgacgaacaatgccttttccagcatgatggagcaccttgccataaggcaaaagtggtaactaagtggcttggggaacaaaacatcgatattttgggtccatggccaggaaactccccagaccttaatcccattgagaatttgtggtcaatcctcaagaggcgggtggacaaacaaaaccccacaaattctgacaaactccaagcattgattatgcaagaaaggGCTGCCATCAGACAGTATGTGGCCCAGAAGATAATTGACAGCAtgtcagggcggattgcagaggtctttaaacactgcaaatattgactctttgcatcaacttaatgtaattgtcagtaaaagcctttgacacttatgaaatgcttgtaattatacttcagtattccatagtaacatctgacaaaaatatctaaagacacacGATAAACtaatggaaattaatatttgtcattctcaaaacttttgtcccctttgctatgaagcccctaaataagatctggtgcaaccaattaccttcagaagtcacataattagttaaatagatTCCTCTTAACGCTAAAGGGCCTAGCCAGACCATGaagaacagccacagaccattcctcctccaccaaactttacagttggcactaagcattcgggcaggtagcactCTACTGGTATctgccaaactcagatttgtccgtacggctgccagatggtgatgcgtgattcatcactccagagaagtatccactgctccaatggcggtgagctttacaccactccagccgatgcttggcattgcgcatggtgatct is a window of Salvelinus sp. IW2-2015 linkage group LG13, ASM291031v2, whole genome shotgun sequence DNA encoding:
- the LOC111971406 gene encoding beta-1,3-galactosyltransferase 2-like → MQWRRRHCCPMKMTWAMKRSFFRTHMAGLLSLALLFTLFLFFSHQDWLPGRTGPRDNPLTYTVRGFRTAKTEANQSLSLRNLWRETGYVPPKPQLNLSSQQAEGGGGGGAMVGVMGLENSMSANNSLQQEMGVGGRLNSQPYRYILNEPFKCRDSTPFLVLLIAAEPGQVDARNAIRQTWSNESVAMGLGFVRLFLLGLGRSSDRYTQTAIEEESWVHHDIIQQDYQDTYYNLTIKTLMGMNWVATHCPQAHYVMKTDSDMFVNTEYLIQKLLKPELPPRQSYFTGYLMRGYAPNRNKDSKWYMPPELYPSERYPIFCSGTGYVLSGDMAERIYQASLSIRRLHLEDVYVGICLAKLRIDPTPPPNEFLFNHWRVSYSSCKYSHLITSHQFQPNELVKYWNHLQTNKHNACINMAKERNGRYRHRKYHAERPQ